A genome region from Erigeron canadensis isolate Cc75 chromosome 3, C_canadensis_v1, whole genome shotgun sequence includes the following:
- the LOC122592620 gene encoding leucine-rich repeat protein 2-like, protein MSSFTFSTFILTILLSLTPILCTNSEGNALHALRTRLSDPKNVLQSWDPTLVNPCTWFHVTCDSNNHVIRLDLGNSNISGSLGAELGELKHLQYLELYWNNIEGKIPKELGKLKNLVSMDLYGNKFEGRIPKSFSKLKSLRFLRLNNNKLSGTIPRELTTLSDLKVFDVSNNNLCGTIPVDGPFTNFPMESFENNRLNGPELQGLVSYDFGC, encoded by the exons ATGTCATCTTTTACATTCTCAACCTTCATTCTCACAATCTTGTTATCTCTGACTCCCATACTATGCACCAATTCTGAAG GAAATGCTTTACATGCTTTGAGAACCAGGCTTTCTGACCCTAAAAATGTATTACAGAGTTGGGATCCTACACTTGTAAATCCTTGTACATGGTTTCATGTTACTTGTGACTCTAATAATCATGTTATTCGTTT GGATTTGGGAAATTCTAATATTTCAGGATCTTTAGGCGCAGAGCTTGGTGAACTCAAACATCTTCAATACTT GGAACTTTACTGGAACAACATAGAAGGCAAAATCCCAAAGGAATTAGGGAAATTGAAAAACCTCGTCAGCATGGATTTATATGGAAATAAATTCGAAGGCAGAATCCCAAAATCTTTCTCCAAGTTGAAGTCTTTAAGATTTCT GCGATTAAACAACAATAAGCTGTCCGGAACCATTCCAAGGGAGCTCACAACTCTTTCTGACCTTAAAGTTTT CGATGTTTCTAACAACAATCTTTGTGGCACAATACCAGTTGATGGCCCTTTCACTAATTTCCCAATGGAAAG TTTTGAAAACAACAGATTGAACGGACCAGAGCTGCAAGGACTTGTCTCGTACGATTTTGGATGCTAA
- the LOC122592619 gene encoding probable E3 ubiquitin-protein ligase RHY1A, with protein MTSTSELFHYNRRRHRFSFPGGGDVTHPSLAAKQPHRTSTICRSHHHNNRFRLSSRHHHPCSNSHLEHEEQDGTSSQSPLGNSNGISGRGSESDRLPGAVLLARERLLERLRGVSVSGNRNNSFTGIDYPLEIRNQRMEEILTRKHVPGLTQDALNCLQSESFSSENDDETSIAFRGCSICLEDIQNGSGALIRLHCAHTFHSTCLFPWLRICGACPNCRKPVHLNVSTN; from the exons ATGACAAGTACATCGGAGCTTTTTCACTATAACCGCCGGAGACACCGTTTCAGCTTCCCCGGTGGTGGTGACGTCACACACCCATCTCTTGCAGCTAAGCAACCCCATCGTACCTCCACAATCTGCCGTAGTCATCACCACAACAATCGCTTTCGTCTTTCTTCCCGCCATCACCATCCTTGCAGTAACTCTCATTTG GAACATGAGGAACAAGATGGTACTAGTAGTCAATCTCCCCTGGGTAATTCCAATGGTATCAGCGGTAGAGGCAGTGAAAGTGACAGGCTTCCTGGAGCCGTATTACTTGCAAGAGAGAGACTTTTGGAAAGACTGAGAGGTGTCTCTGTTTCTGGAAATAG AAACAATAGCTTTACAGGAATTGACTACCCATTAGAAATCCGAAACCAAAGGATGGAAGAGATTTTAACAAGAAAGCATGTTCCTGGACTCACTCAGGATGCTCTTAACTGCTTACAGTCGGAGAGTTTCAGCagtgaaaatgatgatgaaacctCAATTGCCTTTAGAGGGTGTTCGATTTGTCTTGAAGATATCCAGAATGGCAGTGGTGCGCTCATACGCTTGCATTGTGCACACACATTCCACTCAACCTGCTTGTTTCCTTGGCTCCGAATATGTGGGGCCTGCCCCAATTGTAGAAAACCTGTACATTTAAATGTATCCACAAACTAA
- the LOC122594388 gene encoding zinc finger SWIM domain-containing protein 7, whose protein sequence is MSSSNNNNNNSKSLLVAETIWTQIQSTHSVTDDQLSILHILFGKNLERATKIVDQCGVKKISGQPSGRSIFQVTGESRKKEEYLCFPQHYCACYSFFYDIVNRGEQLCCKHQLAARLAVSLGTCVDVKVSDEQLAHLLAKL, encoded by the exons ATGAGCTCAtccaataacaataataacaacagCAAGAGCTTATTAGTTGCAGAAACCATCTGGACCCAAATCCAATCAACTCATTCAG TGACTGATGATCAGCTCTCCAT TTTGCATATCCTGTTTGGGAAGAACTTGGAGAGAGCTACCAAGATAGTCGATCAATGTGGCGTCAAGAAGATATCCGGACAGCCGAGTGGTCGTTCCATCTTCCAG GTTACTGGGGAgtcaagaaagaaagaagaatacTTATGTTTCCCACAACACTATTGTGCATGTTATTCATTCTTTTATGACATTGTCAACAGAGGAGAGCAACTTTGC TGCAAACATCAATTGGCAGCCAGACTTGCTGTCTCATTGGGTACATGTGTTGATGTCAAAGTTTCTGATGAGCAGCTTGCACATCTGCTTGCGAAATTATAA
- the LOC122592888 gene encoding SWI/SNF and RSC complexes subunit ssr3-like has translation MAASSSTSMPLTFSPTFSATPKTKTTTSLSFNRSTPSSFTVTKPTSFRVLTKTVIYATASEPVTETKKRAPRGFSKPRPVSPEMKEFLGGRTEIPRTEVLKVIWAHIKEHNLQDPANKRVIVCDEKLKKIFGERDTVGFLEIAGLISPHFRKVES, from the exons atggcagcatcatcatcaacatccatGCCTTTAACATTTTCCCCCACATTCTCAGCCACTCCCAAAACCAAAACGACGACGTCTTTGTCGTTTAACAGATCTACACCATCTTCATTCACAGTTACCAAACCGACGTCGTTTCGTGTGCTGACAAAAACAGTCATCTACGCCACCGCTTCAGAGCCTGTGACTGAAACTAAAAAGAGAGCTCCTAGAGGCTTCTCGAAGCCTCGCCCAGTTTCCCCTGAAATGAAAGAGTTCCTTGGCGGCCGGACTGAAATCCCTCGGACTGAAGTTCTTAAAGTCATCTGGGCCCACATCAAAGAACATAACCTACag GATCCAGCAAACAAGAGGGTAATTGTATGTGATGAGAAGCTGAAGAAGATATTTGGAGAGAGGGATACTGTTGGTTTTCTTGAGATTGCTGGGCTAATTAGCCCTCACTTCCGGAAAGTGGAAAGTTAG